GCGTTACGCTCATAGCCTTCGGACTCTACATGCTGACCAGGAGAGCCGCCCGCAGACTGGTGCTGCTCCTCTATCTCATCTACCTGCTCCTGTACCTGGTGGTCTGAATGGAACGGTGGAGGATAATCCGGGCTTTCACCCTTGGCCCCCTCCTTGAGGCGGCCCTTCCAAAACCGGGCAACGTGAGCCGCTTTAGGGACTTCAATGACCTGACGTTCTACCACTTCCTCTTCGCCGAGACCGCCGTCCTCGGCGTTTACTACGAGGCGATAAAGACCGCAGAGTTACTCAGGAAGGGTATCCTTGAGCCCCGGGAAGCTGGAATCGGGGAGCTGATAAAGAGGGCGGTTCAGGCATCGCGCGAGGCTCAGGACGCCAACCCCAACTTCGGGATCATAGCCCTTTCGATCCCTCTAATCATGGGGCTGGGCATGGGGAAGAACATGCTCGACGCCAGGGAGAAGGCCAAGCTCCTCATCGACGAATCAACGGTCAGGGACACGATGGAGCTCTACCGGGCGATAAGGATAGCCAACCCCAAAGGAATCCCCTCCGGGGTCAAGTACGACGTTTACAGCGACGATTCCTTCAGGGAGCTCTTCCAGGACGGTATCAACCTGTCCAGGCTCGCCGAGATAAGCTGTGAGCGCGAGATGATATTCTGCGAGTGGCTCAAGGAGTACGAGCTGAGCTACTCCACCTTTGGACGGCTCTACGAGCTGATAAAGGAGCTCCCTCTGGAGGAGGCCGTGCTCAGGGCTTTCCTTGAGCTTCTTGCCCATAACCTCGACACGCTGATAGTCAGGAAGGCCGGCATCGAAGAGGCGAGGCTCGTTCAGGAGAACGCCGGGAAAGTCCTTGAGGGAAAGATGGGCATCGAGGAGTTCGATGCGTTCATGCGGGAGAAGGGAGACCTGAGGAACCCCGGCAGTTTGGCCGATATAATGGCCGTCTCGCTCAGCCTTCTCGTCCTGAGGGGGCTGAGGGTGGAAATGAGAAACGGGAAGGTCTGGGGAGTTATAGGACGACCCTAAACCTCTTCGCCCCGCCGGGACCGAGGCCAAGTGCCTTGCTGTCGATGACAACTGCATCCCCTCCGAGCTCGTCGAGCATGCGTATCTTAAGGCCCGAGAGCTCGAAAACCTCCTCCTCGTCGCCGAACTCCTCGTTTATCTGCTCCCTTATGAACTCGTAGGCTTCCCTTCCCAGGAGGACAACGTCCGGCTCGTAGCCGTCGAGCTTCAGCTCGTTGGCCTTCTCCTCAACTGAGCTGAGAACACGAATCAGGTCTCCGCGCATTTTCAACACCGTGAAAAGTTGAACCTCCGGCTAAAAAATGTGCCGGTGGGAGCATCACCCTTCTCCGATGCTTCCCGCCGTGAAGGCCTCTGCGTAAGCCTTGACCGTCTCCTCGTCGCCCATTATCATGAGGACTCTCACCAGATCCATGCCCTTGACCTCAGAGAATTCGACGTAGAGGTAATCGCCGCCTCTGCGGTAGAGTTTTGCACTCAACGGCCTGAAGTACTCGTTCTCGGTGGGTTTTTTATCCAGGATTCTCTCCTCAAATCCCTCCGCCTTTATGGCCTCGTCGAGCTGGGCGATTACCGCTTCAATGGGGCAGGTGCAGGCCCCGGTGAGCTCTGTCCTCCTTCTCTCCGAGATGCCGCCGCTCATCAGGAAGTCCGTCCCGTTCGAGTTCGCAAGGTTTTCCGTTACCTCCCAGGTGGTGTTCTTCGTGGGTATCACGTAGTGGGCGAAGTAAACGTTCCCCGCGGGCAGTTCGATGTCCTGCCTTTTTATCTCTCCCCTGTTTCCGGCAACTACCGGGTAGTACATTCCCCTCGCGGTGTCGTTGTTCTCGAAGAAGACGGCACTGCCAGCCAGCGTGCACTCAGGCAGTATTCCCATCTCCGCCGGCCAGTTCTCCGCGTGCAGGTAACCGCTGCTCGTTCCTTCACTCAGCGATACCTTTGGAACGAACTCCAGAAAATCGCTGAATTCCATCATGCGGTTGTCCACAAGCTCCCTGACGCTCCAGCCGGTCCAGGCGTTTGCGTGGGTGAATCCGGGCTCGGTCTCAAGCGTGCAGGTTACGGTGGAGTAGTCCACCCCGTCGCTGGAGTCCTTGCTTGGTAGCTGGTTCCCTGATATGTAGTAACCCAGCGTGAGAACCACAACAACGGAAAGAACCAGGACGGCAACCTTCACATTCTTATCCATTTTGGAGCCCCCCTATTACACGGTGGGCTATTCTTCTATTTAACCCTTTCTATCACAAGAAGTGAAATTTCGGCCAAAACCAAGTTATAAAAATTTAAGTCCCGGGCAATAAAACCGTGAAACGCTAAAGCCCGAACGCCCCCTTGATGCCGTTGATTATCATCTGAACCGCCATAGACGTTAGTATGAGACCCATCATTCTCGTCATAACCTTTATTCCTACCCTGCCAAGCTTCCTCTGTATCCTGTTGGAGGAGCAGAGGATCAGCCAGACGGTCAGGCCTATCGCGAGAATGCTCGCCACCACCGTCGCCTTCTCCGGAATGGAAGTGCTCTTTGCCATGTAGAGCATGACCGTGGTTATCGCACCGGGCCCCGAGATAAGGGGTATCGCCAGGGGTATTATGGCAACCTCCTCCAGCGTGACCACTTCCTCGCTGAACTCCTCCGTCTCCTCTTTGCTTATCTTGACCGTCGAGAGCCTGCCAGAGAGCATGTCCATGGCCATCTTGAATAGGAGGATTCCCCCGGCTATCGCGAAGGCGTCTATGCTGGATCCGAAGAACTTGAATATCCACTCCCCTATGAGGGCGAAGACGACGAGGGTCACGATAACCGTGGTGGCGGTTTTTTGTGCTATCTCCCTCCTCTGGCTCCAGGAGAGGTCGTGGGTGACCCCGAGGAAGACTGGAACCGCTCCGACCGGGTTCGTTATCGCGAACAGTCCGCCGTAGAGTATCACGAAATACTTGATCAGCTCTATCACGTCACCACCCGAAGGCGGGAAGAAGAGGGGGTTAAAAACCTAACCCTTGATTATCTCGAAGGAGTACGTGACCTCGGCACCGCTCAGTTTGACGTGGGCAGAGGCGGAGCAGTACTTGTCCTGACTCAGCTCTATCGCGCGCCTGGCTTTCTCTTCCTTCACGTCGCCGTATATCCTGTAGTGGAGGTGGATTTTCCGGTATATCTTCGGGTGCTCCTCCCTCCTCTCGCCGCTGATCTCGACCTCCAGCCCTTCGATCGGCTCGCGCATCTTCTGGAGAATCATGACGACGTCGTAGGCGGTGCAGCCGGCAACACTCAGAAGGAGGAGCTTCATGGGGCTTATCCCGCCCTCCCCAAGTATGACGGAGCATTTGTCGCTCTCCACCCTGCCGATGAACTGATAGTCCTTGAACCACTCAACCTTTCCCCTCACAGGTTCGGTCATGAGCATCACCGGTTCCACCTCGGGCAAGGACTTTAAAGGGGTTTCTGAAACTTGAGGTGATGTACATACGTCCATTTGACCCCTGGAAGGCGAAGCTCTGCACCTGCCCCTTCAAGTACACGCTGAACATCTATACCGGCTGCGACCACGCGTGCGTTTACTGCTACATAACGGGCTACATCCCCAACGCCTTCCGCGTGCGGACGAAGGAGGCTCTTCTGCCAAAGCTGGAGAGGGAGCTCAGGCGGTTCGACAAAAGGTACATCATCGCCCTCTCCTACTCCTCCGACCCCTACCCGACGGTGGAGCGTGAGCTGGGCATAACCCGGAGCGTTCTCAAGCTCTTCAGGCGCTACGACGTCCGCTGCCTGCTCCTCACGAAGTCGGATATCTTTGAGCGCGACCTGGACGTTCTGAGCAATCTCAAGTGCGCCGTCGGAATAACGGTAACCACGGTGGATAAACGGAAGGCGAAGCTGCTGGAGCCGAATGCTCCCTCCCCGAGGGCGAGAATAAGGGCCCTCCTGAAGGCAAAGAAAGCTGGAATTCCCGTCTACGCGCGCATAGACCCGATAATACCCTTCTACACCTGGGAGGACTTCGAGGAGACGCTCGACGCTTTAAGCTTCGTGAGTCACATAACCGTCTCAACGCTGAAGCTCAGGCCGGACTCGAAGAAACGGATGTTCGCCAAGTTTCCGGAGCTGATGGAGAGGCTCTGGCCCCTCTACGAGAGGGGGGAGAAGATTGGGGGATACCACTACCTGCCTCGCGGGCTGAGGTTTGGGATCCTAAGGGAAGCGGAGAGAAAGGTTTTGGAAAGGGGAATCAGCTTTGGCTCGTGTCGGGAGGGTTATCGGTCGTTTCCGAGCTGTGATGGCTCTCACCTTGTTCCTCCGTAATGGATGAGGCTTCTTCGATTTCCGCCTTCCCGAGCTTTTCCCTGAGCTCCGCCTCTATCTCGACCCTCTCAAGCTCGAGCCTCTTCGCCCGGTACTCGGCCGCGGCCCTTACGAGGGCTCCGTACAGTCTCTCCATCTCGGGCAGGTATTCGGGCTGCCACTGGACGCCCAGAATGAATCCTTCGGTGCCCTCCGCTCCTTCTATCGCTTCGATCAGCCCATCGACCGCGTACGCAACCGGCCGGATTCCTTCGCCCACCCTCTTGACGGCCTGGTGGTGGAAGCTGTTCACCCGGAGGTAGACCTCGTTGGTACCCTCTATGTCCAGCTTGTCCTTGAGTATCCCGTAGAGCTTTGAGTTCATCTTTATCCTGACCCCGTGGACACGCTGGCTTGGCCCTATGAGTTTGAGCTCCCAGTCGTGCTTTATTGCCTTGGGTATCTCGTTGAGGTCTTGGTAGAGGGTTCCGCCCAGGGCCACGTTTATGACCTGCATGCCCCTGCAGATACCGAGTATTGGAACACCCCTCTCAACGGCCTTTTTCACGAGGCTTATCTCAAACTCGTCCCTGTCAACATCGACGTACTTGATGGCACTGGAGGGGTCCTCCCCGTAGAAGTGGGGGTGAACGTCGGGCCCCTCTATGAGGAGTATGCCATCGACGTGCTCCAGAACCTCGTCCGGTGATGCGGCGGTGTTGAAAACCGCGGGGGTTCCGCCGGCCGCCGCGACCTTCTCGATGTGGGTTCTGTCCAGAAACAGCCTGTTCCTCGAGTGGTCAATCTGACCGATTATACCGATCAGCGGTTTCATGACTATCACCTTAACTGGGGTTCTAAGAAGGGGATAAAAAGCTTTGCGAAAGGAAAAGAAGAGGGGTCAGCCCTTGAGGGCCTTCATCTCTTCCTCTATGACCTCGGCGAGCCTCTTGACGCCCTCGCGTATCTTCTCCTCGGGCACGTAGGTGAAGTTCAGGCGCATCGTGTTCTTGACGTCGCGGTGGGCGAAGAACGCCTCGCCGGGAACGTAGGCGACGCCCTTGGAGACGGCTTTCTCCATCATGAGCTTGGTGTCGATGCCCTCCGGGAGGGTGACCCAGATGAACATTCCTCCCTCGGGCTTGGTCCACCTGACACCCTCGGGCATGTACTCCTCGAGGGCCTCGAGCATGGCATCCCTGCGGGGCCTGTAGAACTCGATTATCTTCGGTATCTGCTCGTCGAGGTAGCCCTCCTCAACGTACTTCCAGGCGATGAGCTGCGCGAGCGTGTTGGCGCAGAGATCAACGGCCTGTTTGGCTATCTCCATCTTTCTTATGAAGTGCGGGTGGGCGGCTATCCATCCGAGCCTGAATCCTGGCGCGAGTATCTTTGAGAACGTTCCGAGGTAGAGGACCCTTCCCTCGTCGTCGAAGTGCTTGATCGGCGGGATGGGCTCTCCGGAGTAGCGGAGCTCCGCGTAGGGGCTGTCCTCAACGATGAGGAAGTCGTATTCCCTCGCGAGCTCGATGAGCCTCTTCCTCCTGTCGAGGCTCATGGTGACGCCCATCGGGTTCTGGAAAGTTGAGACCGTGTAAACGAATTTGATCTTCTTGCCCTCGGCGTTGAGCTTTCTGAGCTTCTCCTCGAGGAGGTCGACCATCATACCGTTGTCGTCCATGGGAATGCTGATAAACTCGGGGTCGTAGTACTTAAACGCGTTGAGTGCCGCGAGGTAGGTCGGTCCCTCGACGACGACCATGTCTCCGGGGTTGATGAACGTCCTTCCGATGAGATCGAGGGCCTGCTGGCTGCCGGCCACCATCATTATCTCGACCTTGCTGGTCGGAATGCCGTAGCGCTTCTCCATCCAGTCCGCGAGGGTAAGGCGGAGCGGGGTGAAGCCCTTGGTGGTTCCGTACTGGAGCGCCTTGTCGGCGTGGTGGGTGAGAACGTCCTGGGCTATCTCCCTGATCTTCTCAACAGGGAAGGTCTCCGGGGCGGGTAGGCCGCCGGCGAGGGAGATGACGTCAGAGCTCTCGACGAGCTTGAGGAGCTCCCTGATCTCCGAGGCCTTCATCCTCTGGGCCTTGTCCGAGAAGTACGTCTCAAAATCCAGTGAACCTGAACCCAGCTTGCGCATGAGTTTTTCCTCCACTTCCGTTCCCCCCATTAAATGCACACTTTTGAGCACGTCACCAATTCTATACACTTAACGATGGCGGCGATTGGTTATAAATCTTTCTGCAATGGTCGTTAGGCCCATTTACAAATGTAAAGGATACCATCCTGGTATTTTTCCTTACATCAAGGAACTAAAATCTTCATCGATGAACATAAAAAGCTCTATAAACCCTCCCGACATAATATGGGGTTACCAGCAAGGGGGGATGGAAATGCCTGTGGTGAATGAAGTGCTCGAGATTGCCCAGGAGATCAGGGATATGAGGATAAGGGGTGCGGGCAAGATAGGGCGGTACGCGGCCTACGCCCTCCAGATCCAGGCGGAGAAGAGCGGAGCGACGGACGTTGATGCGTTCTGGGACGAGATGAAGAAGGCCGCCAGGCTTCTCTATGAGACCCGGCCCACCGCCGTCTCACTCCCCAACGCCCTCCGTTACGTCATGCACCGCGGAAAAGTGGCGTACGCCGGCGGTGCCGACCTCGACCAGCTGAAGTTCATCGTCATAAACGCGGCCAAGGAGTTCATCCACAACTCCGAAAAGGCCCTTGAGAGAATAGGCGAGATGGGGGCGAAGCGCATAGAGGACGGGGACGTCATAATGACCCACTGCCACAGCAAGGCAGCGATAAGCGTCATGAAGACCGCCTGGGAGCAGGGGAAGGACATAAAGGTCATCGTCACCGAGACGAGGCCCAAGTGGCAGGGCAAGCTCACCGCGAAGGAGCTCGCAAGCTACGGCATTCCGGTCATTTACGTCGTTGACTCTGCGGCCAGGCACTACATGAAGATGACCGACAAGGTGGTCATGGGGGCGGACAGCATAACCGTGAACGGAGCTGTGATAAACAAGATTGGAACGGCTTTGATAGCCCTCACCGCCAAGGAGCACAGGATTTGGACTATGATAGCCGCCGAGACCTACAAGTTCCACCCGGAGACCATGCTCGGCCAGCTGGTCGAGATAGAGATGCGCGACCCCCACGAGGTCATTCCGGAGGAGGAGCTCAGGACATGGCCGAAGAACATCGAGGTCTGGAACCCGGCCTTCGACGTTACCCCGCCTGAGTATGTGGACGTCATCATAACGGAACGCGGGATAATTCCGCCGAGCGCGGCGATAGATATCCTCAAGGAGGAGTTCGGCTGGGCGCTCAAGTACACCGAGCCCTGGGAGGACTGAGGCTCTTCTCCCTTTATTCCCCGTCTTGTCGATGGTGAAAAGTGAAAGGCTTTAGCCTTTGACTTTTCCCGCGGTGAAGGCTTCCGCGTAGGCCTTCACGACCTCCTTTTCCTCAGCGAGTATCATGAGAACCCTGACCAGATCCATGCCCTTGACCTCGGCGAACTCCACGTAGAGGTACTCGTCGCCCCTGCGGTAGAGCTTGACGCTGAGCGGCTTGAAGCAGTCGTTTTCCATGGGTGCGGTCCAGAGTTCGGTCTCTTCGAAGCCCTGGGCTTTAATGGAAGCCTCAAACCTCTCGATCAGCGTTTCTATCGGGCAGGTGCAGGTCGCTTTAAGCTCCACAGGGGTCTCGAAGAAGATGTGGTAGTCCCTGAAGTCCGTCCAGGTCCTGGTCGGCGTCAGGACGGTGAGTTTCCAGGTTGTGTTGGCCGTTGGAATGTACTGAACCGCGAAGTAGGCCTTTCCCGGCGGCAGTTCCAGCCACCGCCCGTTCCCTTCTCCCCAGCAGTCCCTAGCGTGTTTTGGAGGGGTTTCGTTCCTTAAAACCGCCTGGTAGAAGGATTGCCCGCTCTCCCTTCCTACCAGGGCCAGTGTAAAGCCGCCCATGGAGCACGGCACAGTCAGGTTGAACTTCTCCGGCCAGTGGATTAAGTAGGCGTTCCAGCCCTCCGGCGGGGAGGTGAGGTTCATGTTGGGGTAAACGACGAACCAGTCGTCCAGTGTAATCTCGGAGCCGTTGGTCACTTCGGTGATTCTTTTGCCTATCCACCCGCCGATTAGGGCGTTTTCTGGCTGCTTTGAATAGATAGTAAGCCTGCATTCCGGGCTACATTCCTGGGGACTTAACGTCTGGTTGTTGGGAGGGGTTGTTCCCTTTTCCCTGAAGTGGGGAATACTCAGCGTAGCGATCACTACCAGGGCTATCAGCAGAAAGATGAAAAAATGGAGCTTGGGTTTCTTGGAGCCTTTCATAGTGGCCTTCACCCTCCGTAGATGGGTTGACTATGGTCAATATCTGTTGGTTACGTCTCAAGCTTAATTTTGGGAGACCAGCGTTCCAGCACTGAACGCCTGTGCGTAGGCTTTCACGACTTTCTCATCGCCCATTATCATGAGAACTCTAACCAAATCCATGCCCTTGACCTCGGCGAACTCCACGTAGAGGTACTCGTCGCCTTTGCGATATATGTATATCTCTATTTGTGAGAATATTTCGTTGGGGGTACTCTTTTCACCAGATACCATCGTGCTAAAACCTGCCTCGGCTATTCCGTCCAAAACCTTTTTGATAATTGTGTGGCTGTTGCAGTAACAGGGGCTCGTAAAGTTCTTCACCCACAGTTCTGGATGGCCACAGACACTTAGATAGTCGATTACTCTACTGCAATAAACATGATCCCATTTGTCCCAACTAGTATTAGCCAGTGGAATGGCATATGTTGCCATATGCACCCTTCCGGGTGGCAGTTCTGATTCATAGTTTACGGTTTTTAGAAATATGCATCTCTCGTTTGTAAGGTCGATCTGGGAAGAGGTTGATACGCATAGGCCCAAATCGTGAAAACCCTTACTTGTAGAGTTGTTGTCCAGGGTAGCTTCTCCTCCCTGGATGTAACATGGAACGGTTATCCCAATTTCATGAGTCCAGTTTTGAAGGTACATCTTTCCTGCTGTTATGGATTTATTTAGGTCTGTCTTTGGAATTATTATTATGTTTTCATTAAATCTTACAGCTGAATTATTGGGAAGTCTCTCTGATACAATAATGTTCCCAAAAGAGTTTAATCCTGGGATAGTGTTCACATCATTTTTGCATTGATTTTCCATCAGATAGTGCTTCTCACTCTGATGGCCTTGACTTTGGGAAACATTAATCTGGCCTGACAGACTACCATGACTGGAGACGTTATTGTTACTCGCTTCGTGATCTGCGTAAGTAATAGTCAGAATAAAAATAACAAAAAGCACTGAAATAATATAAAGGGTCTTATTCATTTTCGGGGCACCTCCTCCAGTGAAGTTGGGCATATTCCTGATGGACAGGAATTTGGTTTGACAGTAACTATTGTTGCTCCCGGTAGGCTGTCAACGATCACCCAGTCGGAAGTTGGTCTGCCATTAAGCCACGATGCCCGTGTAGTATGAACGTAAATATGACGGGTGCCATCACTGTACTCACGGCCCTATAAGTAATACTGCCGCGGCTTTCCGGCCCATAACCTGCACCTCCAGTGGGGAATGGCATTACAAAATATGCCGTTGGACTATTTAACCCTTTCTATCACCAGAAGTGAAATTTCGGCCAAAACCAAGTTATATTATGGCGAACCCCATACAATTTTAAACCCCTACACAGGTTCTTAAAACTCTCAAGCTAACGGTGCTCATTGACTGTTGGGGGGTCTCCGCGGAAGTTGATGCAAAGAACACACAAGGGTTTAAAACGCCTAACCCTTTTATACTTCGGAAACAAAAACCGAGAGGGTGATGATGATGAAAGCTTACATAGCGGAGAACGTCAGGGGCATCTATGCCTTTGACGAGAGCGGTAATCTCATCGATCAGAAGGTCTTCTCCGGAAGGCCGGAGGTGAGCCTCGACAAGCTCCTCAAGGGCGAGCCGAGCGATGAGCTTTTGGCCTTCCTCGACGAGCTGAGCGGGGAGGGCTACGACGAGTTCGTGGTTGAGGACTCGGAGCTTAGCAGGAAGCTCAAGGAGCTCGGCTACAACGCCACCGCCGAGTTCCCGAACGTGGCAGGAGAAAAGCTCCGCTCAAGCCCCGGGGAGTTCCTCGGCGAGAAGTGGTTCGACGAGTACTTCAACGTCGGCGTCGCTCTCACCAGGCTCCGCATACAGGAGCAGAGCGGCGCGCGCGACAAGATGATTATACAGGCCATCGAAGCCTTAGACGACATTGACAAGGTCATAAACCTCCTCGTCTCCAGGCTGAGGGAGTGGTACGGCCTCCACTTCCCTGAGCTGGATGAGATACTGCCCAAGCACGAGCAGTACGTGGCCTTCGTCAAGGAGGTTGGCCCGAGGGAGAACGCCACGGAGGAGAGGCTCAGGAGTCTTGGTTTCCCGGATTCCAAGGTGGAGAAGATACTGAAGGCCGCAGAGACATCAATGGGCGCTCCGCTCGGCAAGTTCGACAGCGACATCATAATGAAGCTGGCCAGCGAGATAAACGACCTCTACAAGCTCAGGAAGGAGATAGAGGACTACCTGGAGACGGCCATGGATGAGGTCGCACCGAACCTGAAAGCTTTGGTCGGTGCGAAGCTCGCCGCCCGCCTTATGAGCCTTGCAGGAGGTCTCAAGGAGCTCGCCATAATGCCCGCCTCGACGATACAGGTCCTCGGTGCCGAGAAGGCCCTCTTCAGGCACCTGAGGAGCGGTGCTAAACCTCCAAAGCACGGCGTCATCTTCCAGTATCCTGCCATAAACCGCTCACCGTGGTGGCAGAGGGGTAAGATCGCGAGAGCTTTGGCAGGAAAGCTCGCCATAGCGGCGCGCGTTGACTACTTCTCCGGCGAGTACATAGCCGAGGAGCTGAAGCAGGAGATAGAGCAGCGCATCCAGGAGATAAAGCAGAAGTATCCGAACCCGCCCAAGAGGAAGGCCAAGCCTGAAAAGAAGAAGAAAAAGAAGAAGTTCAAGGGTAAGGAGAAGAAGGGTAAGGGCTTCGGCGGCAAGAAGAAGGAAAAGGCCGGAAAGGGTAAGAAGGGCGAGAAAGGCGGAAAGAAAAAGAAGAAGGGCGGCAAGAGGTGAGGTAGATGAGGATTAAGAAGCACAGGTTCCCCGGTGTTTACGTCTTCGTTGATGAGGACGGGAGCGAGAGGATAGCCACCAAGAACCTCGTTCCGGGCCAGAAGGTCTACGGCGAGAGGCTGATAAAGTCTGAGGGTGAGGAGTACAGGATATGGAATCCGAGCAGGTCGAAGCTCGGTGCGGCCATACTGAACGGTCTCGAGAACTTCCCGATAAAGCCAGGCTCAAAGGTTCTCTACCTCGGAGTGGCAAGCGGAACCACCGCCAGCCACGTCAGCGACGTTGTTGGCTGGGAGGGTAAGGTGTTCGGCGTTGAGTTCTCCCCACGCGTCCTGAGGGAGCTGGTGCCCCTTGTGGAGGAGCGCAGGAACCTCGTCCCGATACTCGGCGACGCCACCAAGCCGGAGGGCTACCGTGCGCTGGTCCCCAAGGTTGACGTCATCTTCGAGGACGTGGCCCAGCCGACGCAGGCAAAGATACTCATAGACAACGCCAGAGTCTTCCTGAAGAGCGGTGGCTACGCCATGATAAGCGTCAAAAGCAGGAGCATCGACGTCACGAAGGAGCCCGAGCAGGTCTTTAAGGAGGTCGAGAAGGAGCTCTCCGAGTACTTCGAGGTCGTTGAGAGGCTTTCACTCGAGCCCTATGAGAAGGACCACGCGCTGTTCGTCGTGAGGAAACCGTGACCTTCTTTATCCTTTTCTGTCCCCTTTCTTCGCCAATCGTCGAAAAAACCTTTTACTTTCACCGAAAGACTTTTATAACTCTCCCCTGAACCTTAGCCGAAGTTACGTTCAGCTTTTGTAGGTGATGCCCCATGAAAAAGCTCCTGAAGCCAAGGCGCGAAGTCGGCATCGTCGGCTACGGTGCCTACGTCCCGATGTATAGAATCAAGGCCGAAGAGATAGGAAGGGTCTGGGGAGTTTCCAGCTTCCCGATACAGGAGAAGGCCGTTCCGGGCCTTGACGAGGATGCGCTCACGATAGGAATTGAGGCCGCGAGAAACGCACTCAGGAGGGCCCGGATAGAGCCGGCGCTCATCAGGGCCGTCTGGTTCGGAAGCGAGAGCAAGCCCTACGCGGTCAAGCCCA
The sequence above is drawn from the Thermococcus sp. JdF3 genome and encodes:
- a CDS encoding triphosphoribosyl-dephospho-CoA synthase, translating into MERWRIIRAFTLGPLLEAALPKPGNVSRFRDFNDLTFYHFLFAETAVLGVYYEAIKTAELLRKGILEPREAGIGELIKRAVQASREAQDANPNFGIIALSIPLIMGLGMGKNMLDAREKAKLLIDESTVRDTMELYRAIRIANPKGIPSGVKYDVYSDDSFRELFQDGINLSRLAEISCEREMIFCEWLKEYELSYSTFGRLYELIKELPLEEAVLRAFLELLAHNLDTLIVRKAGIEEARLVQENAGKVLEGKMGIEEFDAFMREKGDLRNPGSLADIMAVSLSLLVLRGLRVEMRNGKVWGVIGRP
- a CDS encoding family 4A encapsulin nanocompartment shell protein, encoding MRGDLIRVLSSVEEKANELKLDGYEPDVVLLGREAYEFIREQINEEFGDEEEVFELSGLKIRMLDELGGDAVVIDSKALGLGPGGAKRFRVVL
- the snatA gene encoding neutral amino acid NAAT transporter SnatA — translated: MIELIKYFVILYGGLFAITNPVGAVPVFLGVTHDLSWSQRREIAQKTATTVIVTLVVFALIGEWIFKFFGSSIDAFAIAGGILLFKMAMDMLSGRLSTVKISKEETEEFSEEVVTLEEVAIIPLAIPLISGPGAITTVMLYMAKSTSIPEKATVVASILAIGLTVWLILCSSNRIQRKLGRVGIKVMTRMMGLILTSMAVQMIINGIKGAFGL
- a CDS encoding OsmC family protein, coding for MTEPVRGKVEWFKDYQFIGRVESDKCSVILGEGGISPMKLLLLSVAGCTAYDVVMILQKMREPIEGLEVEISGERREEHPKIYRKIHLHYRIYGDVKEEKARRAIELSQDKYCSASAHVKLSGAEVTYSFEIIKG
- a CDS encoding radical SAM protein; the encoded protein is MYIRPFDPWKAKLCTCPFKYTLNIYTGCDHACVYCYITGYIPNAFRVRTKEALLPKLERELRRFDKRYIIALSYSSDPYPTVERELGITRSVLKLFRRYDVRCLLLTKSDIFERDLDVLSNLKCAVGITVTTVDKRKAKLLEPNAPSPRARIRALLKAKKAGIPVYARIDPIIPFYTWEDFEETLDALSFVSHITVSTLKLRPDSKKRMFAKFPELMERLWPLYERGEKIGGYHYLPRGLRFGILREAERKVLERGISFGSCREGYRSFPSCDGSHLVPP
- a CDS encoding gamma-glutamyl-gamma-aminobutyrate hydrolase family protein, which gives rise to MKPLIGIIGQIDHSRNRLFLDRTHIEKVAAAGGTPAVFNTAASPDEVLEHVDGILLIEGPDVHPHFYGEDPSSAIKYVDVDRDEFEISLVKKAVERGVPILGICRGMQVINVALGGTLYQDLNEIPKAIKHDWELKLIGPSQRVHGVRIKMNSKLYGILKDKLDIEGTNEVYLRVNSFHHQAVKRVGEGIRPVAYAVDGLIEAIEGAEGTEGFILGVQWQPEYLPEMERLYGALVRAAAEYRAKRLELERVEIEAELREKLGKAEIEEASSITEEQGESHHSSETTDNPPDTSQS
- a CDS encoding PLP-dependent aminotransferase family protein codes for the protein MEEKLMRKLGSGSLDFETYFSDKAQRMKASEIRELLKLVESSDVISLAGGLPAPETFPVEKIREIAQDVLTHHADKALQYGTTKGFTPLRLTLADWMEKRYGIPTSKVEIMMVAGSQQALDLIGRTFINPGDMVVVEGPTYLAALNAFKYYDPEFISIPMDDNGMMVDLLEEKLRKLNAEGKKIKFVYTVSTFQNPMGVTMSLDRRKRLIELAREYDFLIVEDSPYAELRYSGEPIPPIKHFDDEGRVLYLGTFSKILAPGFRLGWIAAHPHFIRKMEIAKQAVDLCANTLAQLIAWKYVEEGYLDEQIPKIIEFYRPRRDAMLEALEEYMPEGVRWTKPEGGMFIWVTLPEGIDTKLMMEKAVSKGVAYVPGEAFFAHRDVKNTMRLNFTYVPEEKIREGVKRLAEVIEEEMKALKG
- a CDS encoding ribose 1,5-bisphosphate isomerase, giving the protein MPVVNEVLEIAQEIRDMRIRGAGKIGRYAAYALQIQAEKSGATDVDAFWDEMKKAARLLYETRPTAVSLPNALRYVMHRGKVAYAGGADLDQLKFIVINAAKEFIHNSEKALERIGEMGAKRIEDGDVIMTHCHSKAAISVMKTAWEQGKDIKVIVTETRPKWQGKLTAKELASYGIPVIYVVDSAARHYMKMTDKVVMGADSITVNGAVINKIGTALIALTAKEHRIWTMIAAETYKFHPETMLGQLVEIEMRDPHEVIPEEELRTWPKNIEVWNPAFDVTPPEYVDVIITERGIIPPSAAIDILKEEFGWALKYTEPWED
- a CDS encoding C/D box methylation guide ribonucleoprotein complex aNOP56 subunit (functions along with aFIB and aL7a; guides 2'-O-methylation of ribose to specific sites in RNAs); translation: MKAYIAENVRGIYAFDESGNLIDQKVFSGRPEVSLDKLLKGEPSDELLAFLDELSGEGYDEFVVEDSELSRKLKELGYNATAEFPNVAGEKLRSSPGEFLGEKWFDEYFNVGVALTRLRIQEQSGARDKMIIQAIEALDDIDKVINLLVSRLREWYGLHFPELDEILPKHEQYVAFVKEVGPRENATEERLRSLGFPDSKVEKILKAAETSMGAPLGKFDSDIIMKLASEINDLYKLRKEIEDYLETAMDEVAPNLKALVGAKLAARLMSLAGGLKELAIMPASTIQVLGAEKALFRHLRSGAKPPKHGVIFQYPAINRSPWWQRGKIARALAGKLAIAARVDYFSGEYIAEELKQEIEQRIQEIKQKYPNPPKRKAKPEKKKKKKKFKGKEKKGKGFGGKKKEKAGKGKKGEKGGKKKKKGGKR
- a CDS encoding fibrillarin-like rRNA/tRNA 2'-O-methyltransferase, whose translation is MRIKKHRFPGVYVFVDEDGSERIATKNLVPGQKVYGERLIKSEGEEYRIWNPSRSKLGAAILNGLENFPIKPGSKVLYLGVASGTTASHVSDVVGWEGKVFGVEFSPRVLRELVPLVEERRNLVPILGDATKPEGYRALVPKVDVIFEDVAQPTQAKILIDNARVFLKSGGYAMISVKSRSIDVTKEPEQVFKEVEKELSEYFEVVERLSLEPYEKDHALFVVRKP